A single genomic interval of Xylanivirga thermophila harbors:
- the pknB gene encoding Stk1 family PASTA domain-containing Ser/Thr kinase, whose amino-acid sequence MGKLLGGRYELIEKIGGGGMAIVYKAKCHLLKRYVAVKVLRPELVEDDDFVSRFKREAQAAASLSHPNIVNIYDVGQEDDIHYIVMEYIKGMTLKEYVKKKHILDSREATQIGVQICSAIKHAHDNGIVHRDIKPQNILVGDGGIIKVTDFGIARAATSSTVTMAGANVMGSVHYFSPEQARGGYVDAKSDLYSLGIVLYEMVTGTVPFEGDSAISVALKHIQEPVIPPGQLNPDIPKSLQDIIEKAIEKDQCLRYQTAQEMIDDLRKSLKDPEGNFVIRNNIDSDSPTQVIPSLGNVQYKPPNTKGSGEKSRDGLKEKPAEKHNKRLGAKAWFIILPALFIMILAFYIGSRIFQNNFVPKEIEVPNIKNYTEEQAIERLKDSELMLDIIGEKNSDDVEEGHIISQHPLPNTKVKPSSIVEAVISLGPKMIKVPDVIGAEERNAIITLENRGLKVETPEYEYNDKYPSGIVIDQSIQKDTEVADNSSIKIVVSKGPESKVVKVGTYTQMQIGVAEQLIKNDGLKMKVSEEYSEEVPKGAVIKQQPKPGVFVEEGRNVELWVSLGPRPSYPKTLTIPLPKPSEDQEGEVDKVVRIRVAEAETGEIYYDNEHNIGENVVSLQLKGKGVVNFIIYIDDQEIDRVTVDFSKKEDAE is encoded by the coding sequence GTGGGAAAATTATTAGGGGGACGATATGAACTTATAGAAAAAATAGGCGGTGGTGGCATGGCCATCGTGTATAAAGCCAAGTGTCATCTACTCAAAAGATATGTAGCTGTCAAAGTACTAAGGCCTGAACTAGTAGAAGATGATGATTTTGTTTCCAGATTCAAAAGGGAGGCTCAGGCAGCTGCCAGTTTATCACATCCCAATATTGTAAATATATATGATGTGGGGCAGGAAGACGATATACATTATATTGTTATGGAATATATAAAGGGAATGACTCTTAAAGAGTATGTAAAGAAAAAACACATACTGGATAGCAGAGAGGCTACACAAATAGGCGTTCAGATCTGTTCTGCCATAAAACATGCCCATGATAATGGTATAGTACATAGGGATATAAAGCCCCAAAACATACTGGTAGGTGACGGCGGGATTATAAAGGTGACTGATTTTGGTATAGCACGGGCGGCTACATCATCAACTGTTACCATGGCGGGAGCTAATGTTATGGGTTCTGTACATTATTTCTCTCCAGAACAAGCTAGGGGAGGCTATGTAGATGCCAAATCCGATCTATATTCCCTTGGTATAGTATTATATGAGATGGTAACTGGGACGGTACCATTTGAGGGGGATAGTGCCATATCGGTGGCTTTGAAGCATATACAGGAGCCTGTAATACCGCCTGGGCAATTAAATCCTGATATACCTAAAAGCCTTCAGGATATAATAGAAAAGGCCATTGAAAAGGACCAATGCTTAAGATACCAAACTGCCCAGGAGATGATAGATGATCTTAGAAAATCTCTTAAAGATCCTGAAGGAAATTTTGTAATACGAAACAATATTGACAGTGATAGCCCTACGCAGGTTATTCCTTCGTTAGGTAATGTACAGTATAAACCACCAAATACTAAAGGTAGCGGGGAAAAGAGTAGGGACGGATTAAAAGAAAAACCGGCTGAAAAGCATAACAAAAGATTAGGTGCAAAGGCATGGTTTATTATACTGCCTGCCTTGTTTATAATGATACTTGCATTTTATATAGGAAGTCGTATATTTCAAAATAATTTTGTTCCAAAGGAAATAGAAGTACCAAATATAAAAAATTATACCGAAGAACAGGCTATTGAAAGGCTAAAAGATTCAGAACTGATGTTAGATATCATAGGCGAGAAAAACAGCGATGATGTTGAAGAGGGACATATTATATCACAACATCCATTGCCAAATACCAAGGTAAAACCATCATCTATAGTAGAAGCAGTGATAAGTCTAGGACCTAAGATGATAAAAGTACCAGATGTTATAGGAGCGGAAGAGCGTAATGCCATAATAACCCTAGAAAATAGGGGGCTTAAGGTGGAAACACCTGAGTACGAATATAATGATAAATATCCTTCTGGTATTGTAATAGATCAGAGTATTCAAAAGGATACGGAGGTAGCGGATAATTCGTCTATAAAGATAGTAGTGAGTAAGGGACCAGAAAGCAAAGTGGTAAAAGTGGGGACATATACCCAGATGCAAATTGGTGTAGCTGAACAGCTTATTAAAAATGACGGACTTAAAATGAAGGTATCTGAAGAATACAGTGAAGAGGTGCCAAAGGGTGCAGTTATAAAACAACAGCCTAAGCCAGGGGTGTTTGTCGAGGAAGGACGTAATGTGGAATTATGGGTGAGTCTAGGACCAAGGCCATCCTATCCCAAAACCCTTACGATACCTCTACCAAAGCCATCTGAAGACCAAGAAGGAGAGGTAGACAAGGTGGTGAGGATACGGGTAGCTGAGGCTGAAACAGGAGAAATTTACTATGATAATGAGCATAATATAGGAGAAAATGTGGTATCATTACAACTTAAAGGCAAAGGCGTAGTGAACTTTATAATATATATAGACGATCAGGAGATAGATAGGGTGACTGTGGATTTTAGTAAAAAGGAAGATGCCGAATGA
- the rsgA gene encoding ribosome small subunit-dependent GTPase A → MTTTGIIVKGVGGLYFVEIDGQVLECRARGKFRKDGLIPMVGDYAEVSLEDNTIEHILPRKNQLIRPPVANIDNLAIVLAAENPKPDFLLIDKLILYAIISDISPILIINKIDVAETDVLKDIKNVYKGTQIPILGTSAKTGQGVDRVEEMLKSGVTTLAGQSGVGKSSLLNAICPQLSLQTGDISRKLKRGKHTTRYVQIITLPHGGKVLDTPGFSMMALKSLSPYDVAEYYPDFAPYTYSCRYTDCLHYREPNCEIKKQVQEGNIAKDRYDRYIRIIEELMAGKGDL, encoded by the coding sequence ATGACAACCACTGGAATAATAGTAAAAGGTGTTGGAGGACTCTATTTTGTGGAGATAGACGGGCAAGTACTGGAGTGTAGAGCAAGGGGTAAGTTTAGAAAAGATGGATTAATTCCTATGGTAGGTGATTATGCGGAAGTATCCCTAGAGGATAACACCATCGAGCATATACTCCCTAGGAAAAATCAGCTTATAAGACCACCGGTTGCCAATATAGATAATTTGGCCATAGTTTTGGCAGCTGAAAATCCAAAACCGGATTTTTTGCTTATAGATAAACTTATATTGTATGCCATTATAAGTGATATATCTCCGATTCTTATAATAAATAAAATAGATGTTGCAGAGACGGATGTATTGAAAGATATAAAAAATGTCTATAAAGGAACGCAAATTCCCATTCTTGGAACCTCTGCAAAGACGGGGCAAGGTGTAGATCGGGTAGAGGAGATGCTAAAATCTGGGGTAACGACACTAGCAGGGCAGTCTGGCGTGGGAAAATCATCCCTTTTAAATGCAATATGTCCCCAGTTAAGTCTACAGACAGGGGATATAAGTCGTAAGCTAAAGAGGGGAAAACATACAACCAGATATGTACAGATAATAACTTTGCCACATGGAGGCAAAGTATTGGATACACCTGGATTTAGTATGATGGCGCTAAAGAGTCTATCTCCTTATGATGTAGCGGAGTATTATCCGGATTTTGCTCCATATACATATAGCTGTAGATATACAGATTGCTTGCATTATCGGGAACCGAACTGTGAGATAAAGAAACAAGTGCAGGAAGGTAATATAGCAAAAGATCGATATGATAGATATATACGTATAATAGAAGAACTAATGGCGGGGAAGGGAGATTTATAA
- the rpe gene encoding ribulose-phosphate 3-epimerase translates to MVKIAPSILSADFSRLGEEIKRLDEAGADIIHIDVMDGHFVPNITMGPMVVKAIRKYTNLPFDVHLMMDNPMDFVDAYIEAGADIITVHGEVLPHLDRCIHYIKDKGIKASVALNPATSPSILEYVLEYLDMVLVMTVNPGFGGQKFIKGMLPKIKRVREMIDSQRLCMDIEVDGGISALNIQDVAKAGANIFVAGSAIFGAEDISKTIQNMRNRAI, encoded by the coding sequence ATGGTAAAAATAGCGCCTTCTATACTTTCAGCTGATTTTTCCAGGTTAGGAGAGGAGATTAAAAGGCTAGATGAGGCGGGAGCGGATATAATACATATAGATGTTATGGATGGACATTTTGTCCCTAATATTACAATGGGCCCAATGGTAGTGAAGGCTATAAGAAAGTATACTAATCTGCCATTTGATGTCCATCTTATGATGGACAACCCTATGGATTTTGTAGATGCATATATAGAGGCGGGAGCGGATATTATCACGGTGCATGGGGAGGTTTTGCCACACCTAGATAGATGTATACACTATATAAAGGATAAGGGTATAAAGGCTTCAGTAGCGTTAAATCCTGCCACATCTCCAAGTATACTGGAGTATGTGCTAGAATATCTTGATATGGTGCTAGTTATGACAGTAAATCCAGGGTTTGGCGGGCAAAAGTTTATAAAAGGTATGCTACCCAAGATAAAAAGGGTTCGGGAAATGATAGACAGCCAGAGACTTTGTATGGATATAGAGGTAGATGGGGGAATATCTGCTTTAAATATACAAGATGTAGCGAAGGCGGGAGCTAATATATTTGTAGCCGGTTCTGCTATCTTTGGAGCTGAGGATATTTCAAAGACTATACAGAATATGAGAAATAGGGCGATATGA
- a CDS encoding thiamine diphosphokinase codes for MNILIILNGSMGDISGIKDAIKSYDYIICADGGARYAYAGGIIPDVILGDFDSLPEDILEYYKTKDILIKTYPKEKDETDSQIAVDMAISMGADRVTLIGALGSRLDHSYANIMLLCRLKNHGIDGCIIDSNNIITVSNDVLIINGEIGGYVSLLPLGEDTYIEYTKGLRYPIFDKKLPLDFPYGISNEFIENTAMVKIISGWVVAIKATD; via the coding sequence ATGAATATTCTCATTATATTAAATGGAAGCATGGGCGATATAAGTGGCATAAAAGATGCTATAAAATCCTATGATTATATAATATGTGCCGATGGAGGAGCAAGGTATGCCTATGCAGGAGGGATTATTCCCGATGTCATATTGGGAGATTTTGATTCATTACCAGAGGACATATTGGAATATTATAAAACTAAAGATATCTTAATAAAGACATACCCTAAGGAAAAGGATGAAACCGATAGCCAGATAGCCGTTGATATGGCTATCTCTATGGGGGCAGACAGAGTAACACTTATAGGAGCGTTAGGCAGCAGATTGGATCATTCATATGCAAATATAATGCTTCTGTGCCGATTAAAAAATCATGGTATAGATGGTTGTATTATTGACAGCAACAATATAATAACGGTGTCAAATGATGTCCTAATTATAAATGGAGAAATAGGCGGGTATGTATCACTGCTTCCGTTAGGTGAAGATACGTATATAGAGTATACTAAGGGTCTTAGATATCCAATATTTGATAAAAAACTGCCTTTGGATTTTCCCTATGGTATAAGCAATGAGTTTATTGAAAATACAGCTATGGTAAAAATAATATCAGGCTGGGTTGTAGCAATCAAGGCCACTGATTAA
- a CDS encoding ParA family protein has translation MENKVTAIVNQKGGIGKTTTALNLGYALSEEGKRVLLIDFDPQASLSSALGIKADNKANIHTLMSAAIEEMETEGNYIISIKENLDLIPSTLDLAGIEMTLVNVMSRETILKSIIDEIKKDYDYVLIDCSPSLGTLTINALAACDSVIIPVTPEYLSAKGLGLLVRNINLIKKRINPGIEIDGILITMLNKRTNLSKEMVKAINESTGYIKNQYDLDIKVFDNMIPISVKAGEAILHRKSVIEYEPKNQVSSAYKSFAKEWGDTK, from the coding sequence GTGGAAAATAAGGTAACTGCAATTGTAAATCAAAAAGGTGGAATAGGCAAGACTACTACAGCTTTAAACTTAGGGTATGCTTTATCGGAGGAAGGTAAGAGAGTACTTTTGATAGATTTTGACCCACAGGCAAGCCTTTCATCAGCACTGGGTATAAAAGCAGATAACAAAGCAAACATACATACATTAATGAGTGCCGCTATAGAAGAAATGGAGACAGAAGGAAATTATATAATCAGCATTAAAGAAAATCTAGATTTAATACCTTCAACATTAGATTTAGCAGGAATAGAAATGACATTAGTAAATGTAATGAGCAGAGAAACAATACTAAAATCTATAATAGATGAAATAAAAAAAGATTACGATTATGTATTAATAGATTGTTCACCATCTTTAGGTACTCTTACAATAAATGCTTTAGCAGCATGTGATAGTGTAATAATTCCAGTAACCCCTGAGTACCTGTCAGCCAAAGGGTTAGGCCTTTTAGTAAGAAATATAAATCTTATAAAGAAAAGAATTAATCCTGGAATAGAAATAGATGGAATACTTATTACAATGTTAAATAAAAGAACTAACTTATCAAAAGAAATGGTTAAGGCAATAAATGAAAGTACGGGATATATTAAAAATCAGTATGATCTTGATATAAAGGTATTTGACAATATGATACCAATATCAGTAAAAGCTGGTGAAGCGATATTGCACAGAAAATCTGTTATTGAATATGAACCCAAAAATCAAGTATCTAGTGCATATAAAAGCTTTGCTAAAGAATGGGGTGATACAAAGTGA
- a CDS encoding ParB/RepB/Spo0J family partition protein: MTKKPTIVNLNDLLGIEDDQIKETEDNTGIKEVELSQLVPFKNHPFKLYEGDRLDDMVESIKEHGIILPLIVRPTEHGKYEILSGHNRANAGKIAGLIKAPVVIKEDLTNEEAMLIVTETNLIQRAFSELNHSEKARILTERHNAIKEQGKRMDLINEVENLCKADDLAENSDVGKVCPQGRTRDIVADKYDLSPRMVTYYLRIDTLTNELKERLDNDEIPFMAGVDLSFLQQVEQDIVEDILETYGFKITLKKSNALKEVSQKKGLDYEKIYDIVSGKFFDKPKKPKNFKFTAKFKKKLSKYFDKNQSQTEIESIIEQALETYFSQDREVDNEIEM, encoded by the coding sequence GTGACCAAAAAGCCTACAATAGTTAATCTAAACGACTTACTTGGTATTGAAGATGATCAAATTAAAGAAACCGAAGATAATACTGGAATAAAAGAAGTAGAATTATCTCAGCTAGTGCCTTTTAAAAACCATCCTTTCAAGTTATACGAAGGCGATAGATTAGACGATATGGTAGAGAGTATTAAAGAACATGGAATAATACTGCCGTTAATAGTAAGACCGACGGAGCATGGAAAATATGAGATACTCTCAGGACATAATAGGGCTAATGCTGGAAAGATAGCGGGACTCATAAAAGCACCAGTAGTTATAAAAGAAGATTTAACCAATGAAGAGGCAATGCTCATAGTGACGGAAACTAATCTTATACAAAGGGCATTTTCGGAATTAAACCACTCAGAAAAAGCAAGAATACTTACGGAAAGACACAATGCAATTAAGGAGCAGGGCAAAAGAATGGATTTAATAAACGAAGTCGAAAACCTCTGCAAAGCCGATGATTTAGCGGAAAACTCGGATGTGGGCAAAGTTTGCCCACAAGGAAGAACTCGGGATATAGTTGCTGACAAATATGATCTTTCACCAAGAATGGTAACATATTATTTAAGAATAGATACTCTTACCAACGAATTAAAAGAAAGACTGGATAATGATGAGATACCTTTTATGGCAGGTGTAGATCTTTCATTCCTACAACAGGTGGAACAAGATATAGTAGAAGACATTCTAGAAACCTATGGGTTTAAAATAACACTAAAAAAATCTAATGCATTAAAAGAGGTGTCACAAAAAAAAGGACTTGATTATGAGAAGATATATGATATTGTATCGGGTAAGTTCTTTGATAAACCCAAAAAACCCAAGAACTTTAAATTTACAGCTAAGTTTAAGAAAAAACTAAGCAAATACTTTGATAAAAATCAAAGCCAAACGGAGATAGAAAGCATTATAGAGCAAGCTCTTGAAACATATTTTTCTCAAGATAGGGAAGTGGATAATGAAATTGAAATGTAA
- a CDS encoding Fic family protein, with amino-acid sequence MFERIDELLKKLNEYRPLTEGETKRLKDEFLIDFTYNSNAIEGNTLTLQETALVLQEGITIDKKPLKEHLEAIGHKEAFLYIEELVKEKVPLSENVIKDIHSIVLMDRPQDKGRYRRIPVTILGSVHESPQPYLAPILMEQLINQYNEWIEEKHLIERVALLHLKFESIHPFIDGNGRTGRLLLNFELMKEGYPPINIKFKDRKRYYDCFTDYHLNNSDPQMLIKMIGEYVEGELERYISILGIANNVEEEKSKGSEELEC; translated from the coding sequence GTGTTTGAAAGAATTGATGAATTACTTAAGAAACTTAATGAATATCGACCTCTTACAGAAGGAGAAACAAAAAGGCTTAAAGATGAATTTTTAATAGATTTCACTTATAACTCAAATGCTATAGAAGGTAATACTCTTACATTGCAAGAAACAGCACTTGTTTTACAAGAGGGGATTACTATAGATAAGAAACCATTGAAGGAACATTTAGAAGCAATTGGGCATAAAGAAGCATTCTTATATATAGAAGAATTAGTTAAAGAAAAAGTACCTTTATCAGAGAATGTTATAAAGGACATTCATAGTATTGTTTTAATGGATAGACCTCAAGATAAAGGGAGATATAGGCGTATACCAGTTACTATTTTAGGATCTGTGCATGAATCTCCTCAACCGTATCTAGCTCCAATATTGATGGAGCAATTAATTAATCAATACAATGAGTGGATAGAAGAGAAACACCTTATTGAACGAGTAGCGCTGTTACATTTAAAGTTCGAATCAATACATCCTTTTATAGATGGAAATGGTAGAACAGGGAGACTTCTTTTAAATTTTGAACTTATGAAAGAAGGATATCCGCCTATCAATATTAAATTTAAAGATAGAAAAAGATACTATGACTGTTTTACGGATTATCATTTGAATAACTCAGATCCTCAGATGTTAATTAAAATGATAGGAGAATATGTAGAAGGAGAGCTGGAAAGATATATTTCTATTTTGGGTATAGCTAATAATGTCGAAGAAGAAAAATCAAAGGGTAGCGAAGAATTAGAATGCTGA
- a CDS encoding DUF3991 domain-containing protein, translating to MKKKRFTSEEIERANNINLMEYAANQGFKLKKVGTDSYKIEGYGGLYINPRKNIWNCFSQRKGGGPIQFVMLMKNKTWVDAVKELIRITPIQDLYRQKEVSKQNYKENKKEFILPEKNNTYKHMIAYLISTRKIDKDIVYKLIREGKLYEDRYRNCIFVGYNKKGIPSYASKRGTNANIVYRGDVKNSNKAYPFCVKGSSNKVYVYEAPIEVMSYLTLFKLFNGCQFVHHAISLGGLADVALDQYLKDNPQINEIVLCLNNDEAGINASNAINKKYTDRYEVKIEYPINKDFNEDLQNIIKKMEVIKEKDKRIEEKDNEEEFALEQ from the coding sequence ATGAAAAAGAAACGTTTTACCAGCGAAGAAATAGAACGGGCAAATAACATAAATCTCATGGAGTATGCCGCAAATCAAGGTTTCAAACTTAAAAAGGTGGGAACTGATTCATACAAAATAGAAGGCTATGGAGGGCTATATATAAACCCAAGAAAGAATATATGGAATTGCTTTTCACAACGAAAAGGAGGTGGCCCTATCCAGTTTGTAATGCTTATGAAAAACAAAACATGGGTAGATGCAGTCAAAGAACTTATAAGAATTACCCCTATTCAAGATTTATATAGACAAAAGGAAGTGTCAAAGCAGAATTATAAAGAAAATAAGAAAGAGTTTATTCTTCCAGAAAAAAATAATACATATAAACATATGATAGCATATTTAATTAGCACAAGGAAAATAGATAAAGACATAGTATATAAATTAATTCGGGAAGGCAAGTTATATGAAGACAGATACAGGAACTGCATTTTTGTAGGTTATAATAAAAAAGGGATCCCGAGTTATGCAAGCAAAAGGGGTACTAATGCAAATATAGTTTATAGGGGTGATGTAAAAAACTCAAACAAAGCGTATCCTTTTTGTGTTAAAGGATCAAGCAATAAAGTCTATGTTTACGAAGCTCCGATTGAGGTTATGAGCTATCTAACCTTATTTAAACTCTTCAATGGATGCCAATTCGTGCATCATGCCATATCTTTAGGAGGGCTTGCAGATGTGGCACTAGATCAGTATCTTAAAGATAATCCCCAAATTAATGAAATAGTGCTGTGCCTCAATAATGATGAAGCAGGGATCAATGCATCTAATGCTATAAATAAAAAATATACAGATAGATATGAAGTCAAAATAGAATATCCTATTAACAAAGATTTTAACGAAGATTTGCAAAACATTATTAAGAAAATGGAAGTAATTAAAGAGAAAGATAAAAGAATAGAAGAAAAAGATAATGAAGAAGAATTTGCTTTAGAACAGTAA
- a CDS encoding JAB domain-containing protein — MATIDHKEGYIKGICLITGMEEEKVREYAKDNDPLNIIERPSVIDPTKAQLQKLLTLKEFIGNYNVIRRFGFNEKIKLNSTSIAAKYFDGFLANKKDKEIFVAAFLDNQNQIIETKILSEGTLDQSTIYPREVLKQALASGCSSIIFAHNHPGGTLYASKADKELTQKMVDIFHPLGIKVLDHIIASYNGCHSMAESGDIPEMKYIANYDEIDLDDINEKEKDIYEKEDFELEI; from the coding sequence ATGGCTACAATAGATCATAAAGAAGGATATATAAAAGGGATATGCTTAATAACAGGCATGGAGGAAGAAAAGGTTAGGGAATATGCAAAAGATAATGATCCACTGAACATAATAGAACGACCATCGGTAATAGATCCTACAAAAGCTCAATTACAAAAGCTATTAACTTTAAAGGAGTTTATAGGTAATTATAATGTTATTAGAAGGTTTGGTTTTAATGAAAAGATAAAACTAAATAGTACATCTATAGCAGCAAAATATTTTGATGGTTTTCTAGCAAATAAAAAAGATAAAGAGATTTTTGTGGCAGCTTTTTTAGATAATCAAAATCAAATAATAGAGACAAAAATACTATCAGAAGGGACATTAGATCAGTCAACTATATATCCACGGGAGGTATTGAAACAGGCATTAGCCAGTGGGTGCAGTAGCATTATTTTTGCCCATAATCATCCAGGAGGCACATTGTATGCTTCAAAAGCAGATAAAGAGTTAACTCAAAAGATGGTTGATATATTTCATCCATTAGGTATAAAGGTTTTAGATCATATTATAGCAAGCTATAATGGATGCCATTCAATGGCTGAAAGCGGAGATATACCCGAGATGAAATATATAGCTAACTATGACGAAATAGATTTAGATGATATTAATGAGAAAGAAAAAGATATATACGAGAAGGAGGATTTTGAACTTGAAATATAG
- a CDS encoding plasmid mobilization protein: MIDENRTEKITFRVTPSELKSIANKAKESNIKVSEYVRQSSLGKDIIIIKGIDKLAKEVNAIGRNLNQLAILCHQGKITCPNLDYVEKELDEVWHLLNSLIAKTKRKKN; the protein is encoded by the coding sequence ATGATAGATGAGAACAGAACTGAGAAGATAACTTTTAGGGTAACTCCAAGTGAATTAAAAAGCATAGCAAATAAAGCAAAAGAATCTAATATAAAAGTAAGTGAGTATGTAAGGCAATCTTCTTTGGGTAAAGATATCATAATAATAAAAGGAATTGATAAACTTGCCAAAGAGGTAAATGCAATAGGACGAAATTTGAATCAACTAGCTATTTTATGCCATCAAGGTAAAATAACTTGTCCTAATTTAGATTATGTAGAAAAGGAGCTCGATGAGGTATGGCACTTATTAAATTCATTAATAGCAAAGACGAAAAGAAAAAAGAATTAA
- a CDS encoding relaxase/mobilization nuclease domain-containing protein, whose translation MAAFIDTEKKKGTKKRKQQTKASLKSVNDYVSRDDKVGKIEEKEIERLLNRADNAIFKYVTQEKKTNIKLITGVNCRPSSVFDEMMFIKNLYNKTNGRQFKHFVHSYHPKEDITSEMAHEISLKLLDHEKFKGFQILAATHVDVGHIHTHYVINSVNMETGLKWQHSTKDLFDITDLSNKLCYEYGLKHSFINTKTNEFTNRESISSGEYRARQKGRSWKYEAWLAINECAKIATSKDEFIENMESLGYQIRWVDERKNITFTLPNGRKLNNDKLHPPKRYTKEALLKRFELNKQFQERTAEHKVQKQAKNLQNLVLETIRRLEDNPELGDRDYPLTYLEGQALKEKMIEQSKGEGLDWEKES comes from the coding sequence ATGGCTGCTTTTATCGATACAGAAAAAAAGAAAGGGACAAAAAAAAGAAAACAACAAACTAAAGCAAGTTTAAAATCTGTAAATGATTATGTATCAAGAGATGATAAAGTAGGGAAAATCGAGGAGAAAGAAATAGAAAGATTGTTAAATAGAGCAGATAATGCAATTTTTAAATATGTGACTCAAGAAAAGAAAACTAATATAAAGCTAATAACTGGAGTTAATTGCAGACCATCTTCTGTATTTGATGAAATGATGTTTATTAAAAATCTTTATAATAAGACCAATGGAAGACAATTTAAACATTTTGTTCATTCATATCATCCAAAAGAAGATATTACTTCTGAAATGGCTCATGAAATTTCTCTAAAATTATTAGATCATGAAAAATTTAAAGGGTTTCAAATATTAGCAGCTACACATGTTGATGTAGGACATATTCATACTCATTATGTGATAAATAGTGTAAATATGGAGACTGGTTTAAAGTGGCAACATTCTACCAAAGACTTATTTGATATTACGGATTTATCTAATAAACTTTGCTATGAATATGGTTTAAAACATAGTTTTATAAACACAAAAACAAATGAATTCACCAATAGGGAGTCCATATCCAGTGGTGAATATAGAGCTAGGCAAAAAGGGAGGTCATGGAAATACGAAGCATGGTTAGCTATAAATGAATGTGCTAAGATCGCTACAAGCAAAGATGAATTTATAGAAAACATGGAGAGTTTAGGATACCAAATAAGATGGGTAGATGAAAGAAAAAATATAACATTTACACTACCCAATGGAAGAAAATTAAACAATGATAAACTCCATCCGCCAAAGAGATATACTAAAGAAGCTCTTTTAAAAAGGTTTGAGCTAAACAAACAATTTCAGGAGAGAACTGCAGAGCATAAAGTCCAAAAACAGGCTAAAAACTTACAAAACCTAGTCCTAGAAACTATAAGAAGGCTAGAAGATAATCCAGAACTAGGAGATAGGGATTATCCATTGACTTATCTAGAGGGGCAGGCACTAAAGGAGAAAATGATAGAGCAATCAAAAGGAGAAGGACTAGATTGGGAGAAAGAAAGCTAG
- a CDS encoding putative holin-like toxin, producing MNTYQAISLIISFGMFIISLISLIIVLIKEITKDKK from the coding sequence ATGAATACATATCAAGCAATATCACTTATAATATCGTTTGGCATGTTTATAATATCGCTAATCTCCTTGATTATTGTCCTTATAAAGGAAATAACTAAGGATAAAAAATAA
- a CDS encoding HD-GYP domain-containing protein, giving the protein MYPAYIDEFRKQDRDLQLHGLRVAQLGYQFSFYLGMDDASLDVQMAGLLHDIGKIYVPKRILQKPSKLTQVEYYIVAKHSIDSYMILKDKEYPKNICDIVKYHHENWDGSGYPDGLVREEIPFGARILKILDVFDALTTNRPYRKAMSADEALRLMNEESKNFDCKLLDSFLLWIKEKDNISTKLVGDI; this is encoded by the coding sequence ATGTACCCTGCATATATAGATGAATTTAGAAAGCAAGATAGGGACTTACAATTACATGGTTTACGAGTAGCGCAGTTAGGATATCAGTTTTCATTTTACCTAGGAATGGATGATGCAAGTTTAGATGTCCAAATGGCAGGATTATTACATGATATAGGTAAAATATATGTACCGAAACGCATTCTCCAAAAGCCTTCTAAACTTACACAGGTAGAATATTATATAGTGGCTAAACATTCTATTGATTCTTATATGATTTTAAAGGATAAAGAATACCCAAAAAATATTTGTGATATAGTAAAATACCATCATGAAAATTGGGATGGTTCTGGTTATCCAGATGGTTTGGTTAGGGAAGAGATACCATTTGGAGCTCGAATACTAAAAATACTAGATGTCTTTGATGCTTTAACGACTAATAGACCTTATCGTAAGGCTATGTCGGCAGATGAAGCATTGAGGCTAATGAACGAGGAGTCTAAAAACTTTGATTGCAAGCTCTTAGACTCTTTTCTTTTATGGATAAAAGAAAAAGACAATATTTCCACAAAGTTAGTAGGTGACATATGA